The genomic window CCAGTCCACTTCACCCACCTCGTGTCTCCTGTTAAATACTGCCACTCATCACCACCCTTCTCCCCCAGACAGCCCACTCTCCCGCTAGCCTGAATTACCCCCATTTCCTCCTGGTCCGCTCCTCATCCTCCCAGGTTTTCCTTGGCCTCTTTTTCCCCACCCTGATGACTCTCTTATCCCCTGCCCCTCTTTCATCTCCAGCATTAGGACAGAAAGGTGTCCAAGTGCCCGTGTCACAGCCAACTACGCCCACTTAATGGCTAGCTCCAGAGCTGCATGGATGGACAGACTACCCTGACTTCAGGAGAGCCTGGGGCCCATGCTGGGCTGGCAGCCCACCAGTCTTGGGTGCCCGCTCCTTCCCCGCCACCACTGCAGCTTCCGCATTTGCCTCTGTCCTGCCTGGACTGGAGGGTTCTGTCCGTCGCTGAGGACCAAGGAGAAGGAGAGACCTTTGCAACCCCATGATGGGTAGCAGGGACTGGGGTTGTGACTTGGGCAGGGGCCAGCCTTGGGGCTACCATTACTGGAGCTGGGGGTAGGCCTTTGTCTTGCGCTGTCTGGTTGATCCCCCACCAGGTGTGGAGAGCTGGAAGGGGGCCATTGCCACTTCCTGCCGAGATGCCGGATTTAGGGTGGGGTGAGTCATGGCCTCTTGCTGGCAAAGGTTTGTGGAGGGTGTATGCCCAAGCCCCTCACCCCTCCAGCGTGGAATGTGAAGTGACTCCCCAACCCCTCTGGCCATGGCACTTTTCCACTGGGCTGCTGGTGCTTGGCAGGGTAAGAGGTGCCTGCAGGAGCGGGAGTGGAAATCAGCTGAGAAATAAATAAGTTTACCTCAGAGCTGCACAGATCTGACTTTCCACCACCCTCTAAGGCACACCCTCCATCTGCAATTCAGGGCCTTTATTGACCAGGGGGAGTACTGAAGCCTGAGGACTAGTGAGCCCAGGGTTGTGGGGCCTTACCTCAGCGGGCCACCAGGTAGAGCAGGAAGCCTGGGGGGACGTTGCCCAGGCCTGTGTACTGTGGTGTGAGGTCGATGTTGGCAGGCTTCCCACAGGGAGCAGGCAGAACTGATGCAGAATGGCAGTAAGGAAGAGGAAGATCTCCGAGTGGGCCAGGCCTGTGCCCAGGCACACTAGCTTTCCTGAGAACACAGGTGTGCAGTGAGGGACTCACATCACTCCGGGGCCAATGTAGGCAGGACCTCTCCCTCCCTGGTCCAGACCTGGGGCAAAAGGCAGGAAGGCCTCGTTGCTCCTGAACTCGCTCTTGTCATCCAGGAAGTTGGTGGGGTTGAAGCGGTCTGGGTCCTTGAACTGGGTGGGGTCGCGGTGCGCAGACACAAGCAGGGGAATCACGAAGGTGCCCTTGGGGACTGTGCAACTAGAGTTAACGAGGAATTGGCAAGCGTGTGCACCTCATGTAGCCAAGGATCCTTTTTAAAAGGCCACGGGAAGGTGGGCCTTCCTGCAGCCCCTAGGGCTATGTGAGCCAATCAACGCCGCGCACGCTCCTGTCAGTGGATTTGTGCTAGTAAGGGCTCGTGTCCCCGGCCCTCCCGCGCAGAATCCCGGGGCTCTGTGGGCATCTTGGTAGGACGTGGCCGCGCAAGTGGGCGTCGCGGGTGAGGGCGCGCGGCAGCCCCAGGGGCAGCACGCTGATGAAGCGCTGGATTTCACGCAGCACGGCGTTGGTGTAGGGCAGGCAAGCGCGGTTCTCCAGGCTCGGGGtcagggcggggtggggggggagctCATCCGACCTACCACGGCATCCAGCTCCGCCTGTGCCTTCGCTGGGGCTGGCAGAGGCTGTGAGCCGCGTGTGCTCGGATCCCCAGCCATCCCTAAGTCCCAGCCCGTCATCCAGGGCCTCCGTATCTCGCAGACCTGCCACCTGTGGGAACTTGAGCAGAATGAGGAGCCCATAGCGCAGGGTGGTGCTCGTGGTCTTGGTGCCACCGAAGAAAAGGTCGTGCGTCGTCATCACCAAAGTCTCCTCCCGGAAATGGCTCTCTGCGTCCTGCCGTTCCTACGGGAAGAGGAGGCAGGCGCTGCCGTGGGCCAGGTGCTTGCTGACTGGCGGCAAGGAGAGGGTTTGGGGCAGCAGGAGCCTGCACCTTATCCATCTGGTCGAGAAAGCAGTCGATGAAATCGCGAGGCTCCCTGAGCTGCCGGGTCTGCCTGTGCGACTGGATTTTTTCGGAGATGAAAACACGCAGCTCCGCAAAGTTTCGTAAGATTCGGTGGTGTGGGCCCGGGAACCAGTCCAGCAGAGAGGGAAAAATGTTGTACATTTGGGGAGATAGGATCTCAGTAGGACCTTGACAAGGCCGGTCGGCCTCAATTTCCCTGTGGAGAGACTGGCCCGAAATTTTGATGCTTTAGGTTCCAGAAGTCTTCCAAGATTCTAAGACTCTCCTATTCTAATGCTCCAATGTAGATTGATCTATATACTCAGAGTTGGCACAAGATTGGGCACACAAAGGAGAACTCAGGCTAGCTCTTCTCACCTCGCCCCATCTGGAACTCATGATGCGGAAGTTGTCATGGAAAAGATCCAGGAGCCTCAGGAACTCCGGGTCCCCGTAGCCATAGCGGTTTCCGAAGACCACGGAACAGATGACATTGGACACAGCATTATCCAGTAGCCGCCTAGGGCCAAATGGAACTCCTGGGCGTGAGGACAGGATGGGGGTCACAACGCTGTGGGTCCGCCCCCCAGCTAGCTCTTGGGTTTTTTGGCCTTGTTCGACCCAAACCCCTTCCCTTGGCCCCTTCTAGGCCAACCATTGGCCACACCCACACCAGGCCCCTCAGCTTTCCCGGCTGGGCTGCACCAATGGTGGCTTGAAATTCGCTAAGCAGACAAGCCGCCTCTTCCAGGACGTGCTTCTCGATGGTCAGCGTACCCAAGCCGAACTCCTTTAGGGCTCCAAGCGCTAAATTGCGCAGCGTCTGCCAGCGCGGCCTATTAAAAAAGACAATACCTGAAAGGCAGAGAAAGGGGGTGGACCAACGAGCTGGCCACGCCCCCATCCTGGAAGCGCCCGGTCACTAGCCACACCCCTTGCCGGGCCTCCAACTCATGGACGTGACTTCTTTGCGACTTCTTCCTCTGCTCCTTCATTGACCTCTTGGTTGCCACTCTGGCTTTCTACTTCTTGACTCCTCTTTTGCCTATTGACTGGCTTCGGCCCTATCCACGCATTGGCTCCACCTCTGCTGGTCCCGACCCCTGACAATTGTTGCTCTCTTTGCTTTTGactcttggtcttttctcttcTATTGGCTGCAAGATGATTCGGCCTTCACTCTTTACCTCCACCTCACCGCTGGTCCCGCCTTCTCCTCGTCGTTTGCCCTCTTTAGTCCAGATTCTCCATCAGGCCCTGCACTGCCCGCCCTGGCCCTTCAACTGCCCGCAAGCCTGCATCTCCCAGGTCTCACCGTTCCCGCGTGTGAAGAGTTCGAAGACGTCCATGGCCCCGCGGCCGGAGAAGGTGTCGGCTTGCAGCACCAATGCGTCCCGCAGCGCTGCGTAGACGCACAGCACCACCGCAGGGCGCGGGCCAAGGCGCACAGTGAACACAGGGCCCCAGCAGGCTGGGAGCTACAGGGAGCCCGCGCTCAAAGAGTCCCGGTCTGGGCTCTTGACCCCCCTCCATGAGAACCCAGAGTCCCCACCCCCAGTCCGCACCTCTTCGGACCCAAGAGGCCAGGCCCCTGATCCTCATTCCTCAAGCCCAGACGTTTGGGCCCCTAGTCTACCTCCCTCAGACCCAAGGGTGCCACCCTCAGCTCCCTCCTTCTCAGAACCTAGAAGTTCTGGCCCTCAGCCCCCTCCACCCTCAGAACTGGGTATCTGGGCCCTCAGTCTCCCTTTCCCTTCAACTAGGAATTCAGACCCCCTGTGCCCTCTTTCTCTGGAGCCTGCCTTCCTGCGTGAGGTTCCTCCTTCGGGCCCCAGAAGTCCAAGCCTCCTGCCCGCCATGATCCAGGAGCCAGGCTCTCTCCCCTTCTTCCCCCAGAGCTTTGTCTTCCCGCCCCACTCACCTCATTCCTCAGGACCCAGGCGTCCAGACCCTCAGCATCCCTGCCAATCCTCTTCTTTTCCACTCAGAAATCGGGCCTCTCATCTTTTCTCCGGACCCACAGGATCCGAGCTTCCAGTTCTGTCTTCATTCAGGCAACCAGGAGTTCCAGCCCCCTGCCCAACCTCCACGAAGCCAGAATTCGGTTCTACCTCCATCAGTGCCTGGTCCAGGCGTCTAGGCTGCAGCTGCAGTAAATTCCCCAGCACTGGGAGCGGCGCGGGCCCGGGAGGCAGGGCACTCCGCCTCAGAGTGACCCGCGCACCCCTGCAGCGTCTAGCTAGTGCCAGCACCAggagcagcaacagcagcacTACCAGGTCTGTGCCCATCATGCCCGCGATCCTTGATGCCTGCTCCCTTTCACCTCTATTTGATTCCCATGGAGTCTTGGGTGGAGTAGGGGCGGggaccagtgtgggaggggtgaGCGTCTGTAAGCCTTCATTCCATCGATTCCCTCACCCCAGGTCTCTATCCCAACCCCAGCCCTAGCACTCCTGTGCCTGGCTCCCCCTGGCTTTTTTGTACCTGCCTCGGCCTGTACTATTGGGTAACTTCCCAAGCACTAGCATTTTCATGTTAATACACCTGGCCAACAGGTGCATCTTCCTGAGCCGCTAGCACCATTGGGGCCATTTTGTGTACTCCTGAATCCACTGGCCGTCTCTGGGCCTGTGACCTCTGAATGCTGTGCCGTGTGCTTTTGACTCCTAAATACACTCCTAAAAGCACTCCCTGGCATGGCGCCCATCAACCTGGCATTTCTGTGCTCTGTGCCTGTGATTCCTAGGGATTCACACCTGACCCCTTGTCACTTTTATGCCCATGACCCTTGGAACCCTGTATGCTGTACCTATGTGCAGATGCTTACTTGAGCCCCCCTAGCCTCCTGATGCCCATCAGCCTGGCACTTCCTTGCCTGTCCTGTGACCTCAGGTGCCTTCCCAGATGTTAATCCCCTCTGGATCCCCTTACTTATTTGCCTGCCCTGAACTGCTGACAGCTCTATTCCAAAGTCTTCACCACCCAGATGCCCTCAAATGTCCTGTGCCCATGCTGCTGCACCCCCTGGTCTTCAGGCCTCCCAAATTCCTCAGAGGGCACCCTTATCCAAGGTGAGGCCATGATGGCGGACAAACTTAGCCATCACTTCTCCCAGCCTGTGGGCACGGGCAGAGGGGCAGACCCAGGTCAGAATGGGCCAGGG from Loxodonta africana isolate mLoxAfr1 chromosome 11, mLoxAfr1.hap2, whole genome shotgun sequence includes these protein-coding regions:
- the LOC135232741 gene encoding cytochrome P450 2F2-like codes for the protein MMGTDLVVLLLLLLVLALARRCRGARVTLRRSALPPGPAPLPVLGNLLQLQPRRLDQALMEVEPNSGFVELPACWGPVFTVRLGPRPAVVLCVYAALRDALVLQADTFSGRGAMDVFELFTRGNGIVFFNRPRWQTLRNLALGALKEFGLGTLTIEKHVLEEAACLLSEFQATIGAAQPGKLRGLVRLLDNAVSNVICSVVFGNRYGYGDPEFLRLLDLFHDNFRIMSSRWGESLHREIEADRPCQGPTEILSPQMYNIFPSLLDWFPGPHHRILRNFAELRVFISEKIQSHRQTRQLREPRDFIDCFLDQMDKERQDAESHFREETLVMTTHDLFFGGTKTTSTTLRYGLLILLKFPQVAGLRDTEALDDGLGLRDGWGSEHTRLTASASPSEGTGGAGCRGRSDELPPHPALTPSLENRACLPYTNAVLREIQRFISVLPLGLPRALTRDAHFCTVPKGTFVIPLLVSAHRDPTQFKDPDRFNPTNFLDDKSEFRSNEAFLPFAPVLPAPCGKPANIDLTPQYTGLGNVPPGFLLYLVAR